A window from Megalobrama amblycephala isolate DHTTF-2021 linkage group LG21, ASM1881202v1, whole genome shotgun sequence encodes these proteins:
- the LOC125256419 gene encoding serine/threonine-protein kinase pim-3-like — protein sequence MANSIETQQGLAQRKRRQEEAHPSTSHDSPAKRSRKGYPKKAYKKGHLLGEGSFRSVYAGTRRFDRLPVAIKYATKDEDTMELKVDGQGLVPLEVALMKRVNAALACPNIIQLVKWFDCPTQDIMKLEQQDPCQDLSTFCAENVTS from the exons ATGGCCAACAGCATAGAGACACAACAGG GCCTGGCTCAGAGGAAGAGAAGGCAAGAGGAAGCACATCCCTCCACCTCTCATGACAGCCCTGCAAAACGCAGTCGCAAAG GATACCCAAAAAAGGCGTACAAAAAGGGCCATTTGCTGGGAGAAGGCAGTTTCAGATCCGTGTATGCAGGGACCCGCAGATTCGATCGATTGCCA GTTGCAATCAAATACGCCACTAAAGATGAGGATACCATGGAACTGAAAGTT GATGGCCAGGGTCTGGTGCCTCTGGAGGTCGCACTAATGAAGCGGGTAAATGCAGCTCTGGCCTGTCCCAACATCATCCAGCTTGTGAAGTGGTTTGACTGTCCCACTCAAGACATCATGAAACTTGAACAGCAAGATCCTTGCCAAGATCTTTCCACTTTCTGTGCAGAAAAc GTCACCTCGTAG